The following proteins are encoded in a genomic region of Elusimicrobiota bacterium:
- a CDS encoding ceramidase domain-containing protein, giving the protein MDPRVVPSPPAGSPWSGWALPDIKHCEANLAGWIAAPANAWSNLAYVAVGVWIMRRASRRGVLTAGGLGPVSIAVGVTSFVFHASYTFAGQVFDYAGMFLLLGWALARGLMRAGLLGEAGALRFWGGLFAASMAALFAFRALGWGIQTLVLVQALALAALEIRLMLVKRDAPSYAPFWLMQFLLAAAYACWHLDHTDFACRPDDHLLQLHAVWHVVTAGAFVAAWRFHEGIDARAAR; this is encoded by the coding sequence GTGGATCCCCGCGTCGTGCCGTCTCCGCCCGCCGGCTCTCCCTGGAGCGGGTGGGCCTTGCCCGACATCAAGCACTGCGAGGCCAACCTCGCCGGCTGGATCGCGGCCCCCGCCAACGCCTGGTCGAACCTGGCGTACGTCGCGGTCGGGGTCTGGATCATGCGGCGCGCCTCCCGGCGCGGCGTCCTGACGGCCGGGGGCCTCGGCCCGGTGTCCATCGCGGTCGGGGTCACGTCTTTCGTCTTCCACGCCTCGTACACCTTCGCCGGCCAGGTGTTCGATTACGCCGGGATGTTCCTGCTCCTCGGCTGGGCGTTGGCGCGGGGACTGATGCGCGCCGGCCTGCTCGGCGAGGCGGGCGCGCTCCGGTTCTGGGGCGGCCTGTTCGCGGCGAGCATGGCCGCCTTGTTCGCCTTCCGGGCCCTGGGCTGGGGCATCCAGACCCTCGTCCTCGTCCAGGCCCTGGCCCTCGCCGCCCTGGAGATCCGGCTCATGCTCGTCAAGCGCGACGCCCCCTCCTACGCCCCGTTCTGGCTGATGCAGTTCCTGCTCGCGGCCGCTTACGCCTGCTGGCACCTCGACCATACCGACTTCGCCTGCCGCCCCGACGACCACCTGCTCCAGCTCCACGCGGTCTGGCACGTCGTCACGGCCGGCGCCTTCGTCGCCGCCTGGCGCTTCCACGAGGGCATCGACGCCCGCGCCGCGCGATAA